The Thalassolituus oleivorans MIL-1 genome includes the window CGCAAGGCTGAAGAAGATACGCTCAAATCCATGATTATTGATGCTCTTTTAGCTATTCAAAGCGGTCAAAATCCTCGAGTTATTGAATCTATGCTGCAAGCCTACGTGCAAGAAGGTAAGCGCGCGACGGCGGATGATTAATCACTATGGCTGCTGAAGAAGAACAAGAATGTCCACCGTGTCCTGCTGGTATTCCAGCTTGGGTAATGACATTTGCAGATCTAATGTCACTGCTAATGTGCTTTTTCGTTTTGTTGCTTTCATTCTCGGAAATGGACGCCCTTAAATTCAAGCGCTTAGCTGGTGAACTCAGAGAAGCCTTTGGCGTGCAAACTCTCGTTAACGTTAGTGATCCCCCAAAAGGGACCAGTATTATCGCGCGCCACTTTAGTCCGTCGATTCCTGAGCCAACGCCGATAAACGAAGTACGACAAAAAACCAGCGATATCACTAAAAGCTCGCTTGAAGTGCTATGCCAAGACGAAATCACTCAACAGGAAACTCGTCAGGGCGACCAAGGCATGTTGACGCGTGAAGTGGTCGTGCCAAGCACAGATAGCGAAGCAGAAACGAAAAAAAGTGAAGCTCAAGCAATGGAGATAGCCGCTAAATTAGAAGAGGAAATCGCGCAAGGACAAGTTGAAATTGAAACAGTCGGGAAAAAAATTATTATCCGAATTCAACAGAAGGACACCTTCCGTTCCGGCTCAGATTATATTGAGGATCGCTTCTTACCCGTAATCGATAAAATACGGGAAGTACTGGTAA containing:
- a CDS encoding flagellar motor protein MotB; the encoded protein is MAAEEEQECPPCPAGIPAWVMTFADLMSLLMCFFVLLLSFSEMDALKFKRLAGELREAFGVQTLVNVSDPPKGTSIIARHFSPSIPEPTPINEVRQKTSDITKSSLEVLCQDEITQQETRQGDQGMLTREVVVPSTDSEAETKKSEAQAMEIAAKLEEEIAQGQVEIETVGKKIIIRIQQKDTFRSGSDYIEDRFLPVIDKIREVLVTIPGRISVEGHTDDIPLKGGRFRSNWALSTARATAFAEELFIAPEMDESRFQVVGHADKQPLVANTDDASRARNRRVEIIILRTQENDDDDTPEIPTDQRDIKDAANAQPEDFELDPNEIF